In Methanocella sp., the sequence ACGAGAGGCGGCAGCAGTACAGCGAGGCGATAAGAGAATACGACGAGGCCCTGAAGCTCTCGCCGGGCGATAAGATGATCAAGTTCAAGCTCCAGAACGCGGTCGCCCAAAGAAAAACTTAAATCTTTTCCTGCTCTTTTACTGGCGACTTGCCCGCGATCTTAATGCGCTCTTTCAGCCTGCACGTCTGACATACGCCCTTGATGCCCGGCTCCCCGCAGATCTCGCATTTCGTTAACGGCACCTGGGGATATTTCTCTTTGAGGCAGCCCACCATATTGTCGAACCCGCGCATGATAGAATATTTCGTGCCCGGGTGCCGGGCCTCGAAGTCGTTCAGCATGTCCTTGATCTCGCCCCGCAGGGATTCGCGGGCATACGGGCACTCACCCATGTAGAAGGGCAGCCCCTTCAGGAACGCATATAGCGCAACTTCCCTCTCGGGCACGTCCATGAGCGGCTTGATGCGGGGCACGAGGCCTTCCTGGGGCCTGGTCGGCCGGAGGCGCGCTAATCGCTCAGTGTCGCCGTTCATCACGTTTAGCAGGACCGTCTGGGCATCGTCGTCCAGGTTGTGGCCGGTGGCCAGCTTGTTGGCGCCTATCCATTTCGCCATCGTGTTCAGCAGAGTGCGCCGAAAGACGCCGCAGTAAGTGCACGACGCCTCTTTCCGG encodes:
- a CDS encoding TIGR00269 family protein — protein: MKCDKCGKEAVIFQKYSGMHLCAHHEIEDVERKIKKRMRQERMVVPGDHVAVAMSGGKDSAAVLSILVETFGARPDIKFTAITIDEGIEGYRNFSLPKVKELCDRLGVPHFVVSFKDDVGCTLDEMLTHDRKEASCTYCGVFRRTLLNTMAKWIGANKLATGHNLDDDAQTVLLNVMNGDTERLARLRPTRPQEGLVPRIKPLMDVPEREVALYAFLKGLPFYMGECPYARESLRGEIKDMLNDFEARHPGTKYSIMRGFDNMVGCLKEKYPQVPLTKCEICGEPGIKGVCQTCRLKERIKIAGKSPVKEQEKI